In the Petrotoga sp. 9PWA.NaAc.5.4 genome, one interval contains:
- a CDS encoding carbohydrate ABC transporter permease has product MKKALRDQWSGIFFALPFMIIWGVFTLWPVISGFIISLHNWDPLRGSEFIGFKNYTYLFTSERFWNAFLNTFEFAIIMIPLTLVFGLLFAFYLYFSKSKTKAFVESALFFPYLLNVSIISLIWKWLFDPDFGLIIEFLKMIGISNPPQFLNHPLWVIPAIAFASSWWLMGYRMTIFRAALESQPFEIVEAALIDGANKWQIMLRILFPLIRPQFLFATVLTVISGFDVLGQVMIMTDGGPGRSSEVLALLLYREAFSYFRMGRAAAIGFILFVVIFIFTLIALRYLGKDVSK; this is encoded by the coding sequence TTGAAAAAAGCTCTTAGAGATCAATGGAGCGGAATTTTTTTTGCACTTCCTTTCATGATAATATGGGGTGTTTTTACATTATGGCCAGTAATTTCTGGTTTCATTATTAGTTTACATAACTGGGATCCTTTAAGAGGGTCCGAATTTATAGGTTTTAAAAATTATACCTATTTGTTTACAAGTGAAAGGTTTTGGAATGCTTTTTTAAATACCTTTGAATTTGCTATTATTATGATCCCTCTTACACTGGTTTTTGGTTTATTGTTTGCCTTTTATTTATATTTTTCAAAAAGTAAAACTAAGGCCTTTGTTGAAAGTGCCCTTTTCTTCCCATATCTTTTGAATGTCTCTATAATAAGCCTTATTTGGAAATGGCTCTTTGATCCAGATTTTGGACTTATTATAGAATTTTTAAAAATGATTGGTATATCAAATCCCCCTCAATTTCTCAACCATCCCTTGTGGGTAATTCCTGCGATAGCTTTCGCAAGTTCATGGTGGCTAATGGGGTACAGAATGACAATCTTTAGAGCGGCCTTAGAAAGTCAACCCTTTGAAATTGTTGAAGCTGCATTAATAGATGGAGCAAATAAATGGCAAATTATGTTAAGAATACTTTTCCCACTCATAAGGCCACAGTTCCTTTTTGCAACAGTTTTAACTGTAATATCTGGTTTTGATGTGTTGGGACAAGTAATGATCATGACTGATGGAGGTCCGGGAAGATCTTCCGAAGTTCTTGCACTATTATTATATAGAGAAGCTTTTTCTTATTTTAGAATGGGGAGGGCTGCGGCAATCGGCTTTATTTTATTCGTGGTAATTTTTATTTTTACTTTAATCGCGTTAAGGTACTTAGGAAAGGATGTTAGTAAATAA
- a CDS encoding carbohydrate ABC transporter permease has product MRKTKNIRIFDVIMIIIAILWLIPVFWMINTAIKPTPDIFTTPPTWIPEHFTLEHIKAVVQNWPFIKWLLNSILVSGISTLISLFLAILAAYSFARITWKGRDTIFVILLASMLIPWQINAVPLYFLMNNLNLLNKLISVILPITAMPISVFLLRQFFVGIPSELEDAARIDGCNRVNTLFRIIIPVSGPALAALAIYMFIFSWNEYFWSLITLQRVEKYTLPIGLNMLQGAYDIEYGLLMAAAFLASIPVMIVFIILRRHIIEGMSWSGVTK; this is encoded by the coding sequence TTGAGGAAAACGAAAAATATTCGAATTTTTGATGTTATCATGATCATAATAGCTATTTTATGGCTTATACCTGTTTTTTGGATGATAAATACAGCTATTAAACCGACACCAGATATATTTACAACTCCACCAACATGGATACCAGAGCATTTTACTTTGGAACATATTAAAGCCGTTGTACAGAATTGGCCTTTTATTAAATGGTTATTAAATAGTATTTTGGTATCTGGGATTTCAACTTTAATTTCCCTTTTTTTGGCTATTCTTGCCGCATATTCATTCGCAAGAATAACGTGGAAGGGTAGAGATACAATATTTGTTATTTTATTAGCAAGCATGTTAATTCCTTGGCAAATAAATGCCGTTCCTCTATACTTTTTAATGAATAATTTAAATTTATTGAATAAGCTTATTTCTGTTATTTTACCGATAACAGCTATGCCTATTAGTGTTTTTTTGCTTAGGCAATTTTTTGTAGGGATTCCAAGTGAGTTAGAAGATGCTGCAAGAATAGATGGGTGTAATAGAGTAAATACTCTTTTTCGTATCATCATTCCTGTTTCTGGTCCTGCACTTGCTGCCTTAGCTATATACATGTTCATATTTAGTTGGAATGAGTATTTTTGGAGTTTAATAACTTTACAAAGAGTTGAAAAATATACTTTACCAATTGGTTTAAACATGTTGCAAGGTGCTTATGACATAGAATATGGATTACTTATGGCGGCTGCTTTTTTAGCTTCAATACCAGTTATGATTGTTTTTATAATTTTGAGGAGACATATTATAGAAGGTATGAGTTGGTCAGGTGTAACTAAATAA
- a CDS encoding dihydrodipicolinate synthase family protein, which yields MLGGIVPAMLTPFNKKGEIDEKVIKDYLNFVEEKKVNGLFIGGTTGEGILLEKEEKRKLFEIVQKYGGDMLNIVAHCGSNNLIQARELIEYAKYYEIDTVGVVVPFFNHYSQKEIFNFYNQLANDFSDIDLFVYNIPSSARNEIDIETMKELFAANSNIRGIKDSSGSLEKIIDFVNISEKIIVMVGADRILIYALISGAKGTVSGPAAIFPELFVRLVEEYNNGQIKEALETQNILVKFSEAVGWGYSIPTLKAAMKIRGFDFGAPRPPFNQLSEREEKDLKLRLEKLCNDYSVPLRI from the coding sequence ATGCTTGGAGGAATAGTTCCGGCAATGTTAACTCCTTTTAACAAAAAAGGAGAAATTGACGAAAAAGTAATAAAAGATTATTTGAATTTTGTTGAAGAAAAAAAAGTAAATGGTTTATTTATTGGAGGTACAACAGGAGAGGGAATATTATTAGAAAAGGAAGAAAAAAGGAAGCTCTTTGAAATAGTTCAAAAGTATGGAGGAGATATGCTTAATATTGTAGCTCATTGTGGTTCTAATAATTTAATTCAAGCAAGAGAATTGATAGAATATGCTAAATATTATGAAATAGATACTGTTGGAGTGGTTGTACCTTTTTTTAATCATTATAGTCAGAAAGAAATATTTAATTTCTACAACCAATTAGCGAATGATTTTAGTGATATAGATTTATTTGTTTATAACATTCCTTCTTCGGCGAGAAATGAAATTGATATTGAAACAATGAAGGAATTATTTGCAGCTAATTCAAATATAAGAGGAATAAAAGATAGTTCAGGTAGTTTAGAAAAAATTATTGATTTTGTTAATATATCAGAAAAAATAATCGTTATGGTAGGGGCAGATAGAATATTAATTTACGCATTAATATCAGGAGCAAAAGGAACGGTTTCAGGGCCAGCTGCAATATTTCCTGAACTATTTGTTAGATTAGTAGAAGAATATAATAATGGGCAAATAAAAGAAGCATTGGAAACACAAAATATTTTAGTAAAATTTTCTGAAGCAGTGGGATGGGGATACAGTATTCCGACTCTTAAAGCAGCAATGAAAATAAGAGGATTTGACTTCGGAGCGCCAAGGCCTCCATTTAACCAACTTTCAGAAAGAGAAGAAAAAGACTTAAAATTGAGATTAGAAAAATTATGTAATGATTATAGTGTTCCTTTGAGAATTTAG
- a CDS encoding L-fucose/L-arabinose isomerase family protein, protein MQKRKVGIITFSDGRDFVHEETLEMNKKFEDRLVKALENTGEIEVVRASEIVNKPSKAKKAGKEMMKAEVEMTIFNYSIWCWPHLSVISSLYAPGPYLTYGQINPKYPGMVGLLAAAGALEQVGIFPERVWGEPEDIKVIEKLLKFVRAASAAYRLKGERYGMFGGRPMGMYTASANGDQWMKEFGIDVEQIDQYALVLKAEKVPAEKKRKAREWLEKLSNVQYDGKRLTPEILEKQIGLYYAALEIIKEEELDFVGFKGQPEMTNNYATMDIVEAFLNDPYDFDGPKEPIVAATETDMDGALTMEIFKHIAQTPVLFADVRHYFKVENLLDLANSGQHATYFAGKSMKPEENLKNVIIHPEDFYFPAGGGAVKHFAAPGRVTLARLARQAGHYVMTIVPAEFVELSDEEKKRLSEQVQIEWPHAYAKLDTDMETFLEYYPCNHTHGVYGNYVDELINFCKIKGIDYQILD, encoded by the coding sequence ATGCAGAAAAGAAAAGTTGGTATAATCACATTTTCAGATGGAAGGGACTTTGTTCATGAAGAAACATTAGAGATGAACAAAAAATTTGAGGATAGGTTAGTAAAAGCTTTGGAGAATACTGGGGAAATTGAAGTTGTTAGAGCTTCAGAGATAGTAAATAAACCCTCAAAAGCCAAAAAAGCCGGTAAAGAAATGATGAAAGCAGAAGTCGAGATGACAATTTTTAATTATTCTATATGGTGTTGGCCACATTTAAGTGTAATCTCTTCACTCTATGCACCAGGACCTTATTTGACTTATGGTCAAATTAATCCTAAATATCCAGGAATGGTAGGACTTTTGGCTGCAGCTGGAGCATTAGAGCAAGTAGGAATATTTCCAGAAAGAGTTTGGGGAGAACCTGAAGACATAAAAGTAATAGAAAAATTACTGAAATTCGTTCGTGCAGCAAGTGCAGCATACAGGTTAAAAGGTGAAAGGTATGGAATGTTTGGTGGTAGACCTATGGGTATGTATACAGCATCTGCAAATGGAGACCAATGGATGAAAGAGTTTGGTATAGATGTTGAACAAATAGATCAATATGCACTTGTTTTAAAAGCTGAAAAAGTACCTGCTGAAAAGAAAAGAAAAGCTAGAGAATGGCTCGAAAAGTTATCAAATGTACAGTATGATGGTAAAAGATTAACTCCTGAAATTTTAGAAAAGCAAATAGGATTGTATTATGCGGCTTTAGAAATAATAAAAGAAGAAGAACTTGATTTTGTAGGATTTAAAGGTCAGCCGGAAATGACAAACAATTATGCTACTATGGATATTGTAGAAGCCTTTTTAAACGATCCTTATGATTTTGATGGGCCAAAAGAGCCAATAGTTGCTGCAACCGAAACCGATATGGATGGAGCATTAACTATGGAGATATTCAAACATATAGCTCAGACTCCAGTATTATTCGCGGATGTTAGACATTACTTTAAGGTAGAAAATTTACTTGATTTAGCAAATTCTGGACAGCACGCAACATATTTTGCTGGAAAATCTATGAAGCCTGAAGAAAATTTAAAGAACGTAATTATACATCCGGAAGACTTTTATTTTCCTGCCGGTGGTGGGGCAGTTAAACATTTTGCAGCACCTGGTAGAGTAACTCTTGCAAGATTAGCAAGGCAAGCTGGTCATTATGTCATGACTATAGTTCCTGCTGAATTTGTAGAATTAAGCGATGAAGAAAAGAAAAGACTCAGTGAACAAGTACAAATTGAATGGCCTCATGCTTATGCAAAATTAGATACAGATATGGAAACATTTTTAGAATATTATCCATGTAACCATACACATGGAGTTTATGGTAATTATGTTGATGAACTTATTAATTTCTGTAAGATAAAAGGCATTGATTATCAGATTTTGGATTAG
- a CDS encoding exo-alpha-sialidase → MEIVNKSFIFENIPNKISSHSVSLCKVSNTEILAFWFSGTWEGEKDVDIFFSRYNIIKDKWSKPKILIHDPFRSLGNTIPIVFDETLRLYYCAMEGKDWTESSLWYIESYDKGFTWSKSRAFSPHEDSLLFGTKILPLEDGRYVFPLYNEKLWVSTPYITSNILANEWQKIGEIRTEKGNIQQDMVELNKHIFSLLRTRDGFVYKTIYDFESGQWTEPVSIGIPNPNSRIALEKISNILICCCNPIGLNKENLTTDPRKLSNIEESFWGKREKLSIFVSSDEGNTWNEEIILEESKDKEYSYPWFQIIDETKIMTAYTYERQKIAYAIIKI, encoded by the coding sequence ATGGAAATTGTAAACAAATCTTTTATTTTTGAAAATATCCCAAATAAAATTAGTTCGCATTCTGTTAGTTTATGTAAAGTTAGCAATACTGAGATATTGGCTTTTTGGTTTTCTGGTACTTGGGAAGGAGAAAAAGATGTAGATATTTTTTTCTCAAGATATAACATTATCAAAGATAAGTGGAGTAAACCGAAAATATTGATTCATGATCCATTTAGATCGCTTGGCAATACAATTCCTATTGTTTTTGACGAAACGCTTAGGTTATATTACTGTGCCATGGAAGGAAAAGATTGGACAGAGTCATCATTATGGTATATTGAATCTTATGATAAAGGGTTTACTTGGAGCAAATCAAGAGCATTTTCTCCTCATGAAGATAGTCTTTTATTTGGAACGAAAATTCTTCCATTAGAAGATGGAAGATATGTTTTTCCACTTTACAACGAAAAATTATGGGTAAGTACACCTTATATTACAAGCAACATATTAGCAAACGAATGGCAAAAGATTGGAGAAATAAGAACTGAAAAAGGTAACATTCAACAAGATATGGTTGAATTGAATAAACATATCTTTTCTTTGCTTAGAACAAGAGATGGTTTTGTTTATAAAACTATATATGATTTTGAGAGTGGTCAATGGACTGAACCTGTTTCCATAGGTATACCAAATCCTAATTCAAGAATAGCTTTAGAGAAAATAAGTAATATTCTGATTTGTTGTTGTAATCCGATTGGTCTTAATAAAGAAAATCTTACTACTGATCCAAGAAAATTATCTAATATTGAAGAAAGTTTTTGGGGAAAAAGGGAAAAGCTTTCTATATTTGTTTCAAGCGATGAGGGAAACACTTGGAATGAAGAAATAATTTTAGAAGAAAGTAAAGATAAAGAATACTCTTATCCATGGTTCCAGATAATTGATGAAACAAAAATAATGACTGCATATACGTATGAAAGGCAAAAAATTGCCTATGCAATAATCAAAATTTAA
- a CDS encoding FGGY-family carbohydrate kinase: MYLIGIDIGTQSTKAVITDENGVVIVESLKEYSVLTPQPNWAEQWPDVWFNAVIDTLKKVLEKSQILPKDIAGVAISGLYGGSGIPVDKEFKPLRPCLIWMDRRATNETDWVKKNVPKETIFGITGNYVDSYFGFTKMMWLKNNESDIWEKTYKFVTPKDYVIYKLTGVNAIDYSSAGNIGGIFDIHKKYWSKEMCKILGIDIDKLPENIVKSSDIVGKISRKYAQETGLLEGTPIIAGGIDAPVAQLSAGSVFEGEHVAMIGTSTCWGNIHDGKYLTPELVSYPYVVDDLEKIYTFGGGATSGAIVRWFRDEFGSYEKEIEDKTGISAYTLLELQVKDIPASSEGLIVLPYFMGERSPIWDSHAKGTIVGLSLYHKKKHIYKAFMEAVAYSLRHNIEEAEKTGMKLNDECYLVGGVAKSDIWTQIFADVTGYNMKRAKQSVEAPLGDAFLVGLATKIFEKPESIKKWVQFKEDVLPNSSNKQIYDKYFNIYKQLYKSTKEIMEQL, encoded by the coding sequence ATGTATTTAATTGGGATAGATATAGGAACTCAAAGCACTAAAGCAGTGATTACCGATGAAAATGGGGTAGTAATTGTAGAATCTTTAAAAGAGTATTCTGTATTAACTCCACAACCCAATTGGGCAGAGCAATGGCCTGATGTATGGTTTAATGCAGTAATAGATACACTTAAAAAAGTTTTAGAAAAATCTCAAATTCTACCCAAAGATATAGCAGGAGTTGCAATAAGTGGACTATATGGAGGATCTGGTATCCCTGTTGACAAGGAATTTAAGCCATTAAGACCGTGCCTGATTTGGATGGATAGAAGGGCGACAAATGAAACAGATTGGGTTAAAAAGAATGTTCCTAAGGAAACTATATTTGGAATAACTGGGAATTATGTGGATAGTTATTTTGGTTTTACTAAAATGATGTGGCTAAAAAATAATGAGTCAGATATTTGGGAAAAAACGTATAAATTTGTAACACCTAAAGACTATGTAATATACAAATTAACAGGTGTTAACGCTATAGATTACTCTTCTGCTGGAAATATCGGAGGTATTTTTGATATTCATAAAAAGTATTGGTCAAAGGAAATGTGTAAAATTTTGGGGATAGATATAGATAAATTGCCAGAAAACATTGTTAAATCATCAGATATTGTAGGTAAAATATCTAGAAAATATGCACAAGAAACAGGTCTCTTAGAAGGTACGCCTATAATAGCAGGGGGAATTGATGCTCCAGTCGCACAGTTGAGTGCTGGATCAGTTTTTGAAGGAGAACATGTTGCTATGATCGGAACTTCCACTTGTTGGGGGAATATCCACGATGGAAAGTACCTCACGCCGGAATTAGTTAGCTATCCATATGTTGTAGATGATTTGGAAAAGATATATACTTTTGGTGGTGGAGCTACATCTGGAGCTATAGTTAGATGGTTCAGAGATGAATTTGGTAGTTATGAGAAAGAAATCGAAGATAAAACTGGGATCTCAGCGTACACACTTCTCGAATTGCAAGTTAAAGATATACCAGCGAGTAGTGAAGGATTAATCGTTCTTCCATATTTTATGGGAGAAAGGTCTCCAATATGGGATTCCCATGCTAAAGGAACTATAGTTGGCTTAAGTTTATATCACAAAAAAAAGCATATTTATAAAGCGTTTATGGAAGCGGTAGCTTATTCTTTAAGGCATAACATAGAAGAAGCCGAAAAAACTGGAATGAAGTTGAATGATGAATGTTATCTTGTAGGTGGAGTTGCAAAAAGTGATATATGGACACAAATTTTTGCGGATGTAACGGGGTATAATATGAAAAGAGCAAAACAATCAGTAGAAGCCCCTTTGGGGGATGCCTTTTTAGTTGGGTTAGCAACTAAAATCTTTGAAAAACCTGAAAGCATTAAAAAATGGGTTCAATTTAAAGAAGATGTTTTACCTAATAGTTCAAACAAACAAATTTACGATAAATATTTCAATATATACAAGCAGTTATATAAAAGTACAAAGGAAATTATGGAACAATTATAA
- the glnA gene encoding type I glutamate--ammonia ligase encodes MTKEELLKHVESEGIKYIRLQITDINGALKNVEIPSTELESSLNNGTMFDGSSIEGLVRINESDMLLKPDIDTFTVLPWTVEREKVGRFICDIYTSSNKHFEGDPRYVLKKVMNEMKQFGYTPCAGPEPEFFILPRDEKTREPLLMTLDRGGYFDLLPIDLGERVRKNMVETLQSMGIRVEAAHHEVANSQHEIDFRYDNALKTADNIQTFKLVVRTIALLNGLWATFMPKPFFGMNGSGMHTHISIFKDGKNIFYDPNKPYKLSEELRWFIGGLFNHIDAITAIANPTINSYKRLIPGYEAPVNVAWSVANRSALIRIPMARENGTRLELRSPDPTANPYFLLASIFAAGLEGIQNKIEPPQPVDGNIYEMDRKEKSEKNIRFLPGSLQESLEVFKNDKLIEEVLGAHIFSKFIELKEKEIEDFRIAVTDWELKRYINQF; translated from the coding sequence ATGACTAAGGAGGAACTTTTGAAACATGTAGAAAGTGAAGGAATAAAATATATAAGGCTTCAAATTACCGATATTAATGGGGCATTAAAGAATGTAGAAATACCTTCAACAGAATTGGAATCATCTTTAAATAATGGAACAATGTTTGATGGCTCATCGATTGAAGGATTAGTTAGAATAAACGAATCGGATATGTTGCTTAAACCAGATATAGATACTTTTACGGTCTTACCATGGACAGTTGAAAGGGAAAAAGTGGGAAGGTTTATCTGTGATATATATACTTCTTCTAATAAACATTTTGAAGGTGATCCAAGGTATGTGCTGAAAAAAGTTATGAACGAAATGAAACAGTTTGGTTATACACCTTGTGCAGGTCCTGAACCCGAATTTTTCATATTGCCAAGAGATGAAAAAACGCGTGAACCCTTGTTAATGACTTTAGACAGAGGCGGATATTTTGATTTACTTCCAATAGATTTGGGAGAAAGGGTAAGAAAAAATATGGTAGAAACTTTACAAAGTATGGGAATAAGGGTTGAAGCAGCACATCATGAAGTTGCTAATTCACAACATGAAATAGATTTTAGGTATGACAATGCTTTAAAGACGGCAGATAATATACAAACCTTCAAATTGGTTGTAAGAACAATAGCTTTGTTAAATGGATTATGGGCAACATTTATGCCAAAACCTTTTTTTGGTATGAATGGTTCTGGAATGCATACACATATAAGTATTTTTAAGGATGGTAAAAATATCTTTTATGATCCAAATAAGCCTTATAAATTGAGTGAAGAATTAAGATGGTTTATCGGAGGACTTTTTAATCATATTGATGCCATAACTGCGATAGCTAATCCAACTATTAACTCTTACAAAAGATTAATTCCTGGTTACGAAGCCCCTGTAAATGTAGCCTGGTCAGTTGCAAATAGGAGTGCATTAATTAGAATACCTATGGCAAGGGAGAATGGAACAAGGTTAGAACTGAGGTCTCCTGATCCAACTGCGAATCCTTATTTTCTTTTAGCAAGTATTTTTGCAGCCGGTTTAGAAGGAATACAAAATAAGATAGAACCTCCTCAGCCTGTTGATGGGAACATATATGAAATGGATCGAAAGGAAAAAAGCGAAAAGAATATAAGATTTCTACCCGGGTCGCTCCAAGAGTCATTGGAAGTATTTAAAAATGACAAACTTATAGAAGAAGTTTTAGGGGCTCATATTTTTTCTAAGTTTATAGAATTAAAAGAGAAAGAAATTGAAGATTTTAGGATAGCAGTAACTGATTGGGAACTAAAGAGATATATTAATCAATTTTAG